TTGAATACCACGATAAAATGTTACTAAAAACAGGGTATGCCGAAAAAGGAATTCGAGTTGTTCCGCCAGCCACTGCAAGATATGGAGCCTATATTGCTAAAGGTGTGATTTTGATGCCAAGCTATGTTAATATTGGGGCTTATGTTGATGAAGGAACTATGGTTGACACTTGGGCTACTGTTGGAAGCTGTGCTCAAATTGGTAAAGATGTTCATCTTTCTGGTGGAGTTGGTATCGGTGGTGTTTTAGAACCTTTACAAGCAGCTCCAGTAATTATAGAAGATGGGGCTTTTATAGGTTCCCGATGCATTGTGGTGGAAGGAGTTCGTGTTGAAAAAGAAGCGGTTCTTGGTGCCAATGTTTGTTTGACGGCCTCTACAAAAATTATTGATGTTACAGGAAGTGAACCAATTGAATACAAAGGGTATGTTCCTGCACGTTCTGTTGTAATTCCTGGTAGCTATACTAAATCTTTTGCAGCGGGTGAATATCAAGTACCTTGCGCTTTAATTATTGGTACGCGAAAACCTTCAACCGATTTAAAAACATCCCTCAACAATGCTTTGAGAGAATATGATGTAGCAGTATAAAATAATATATAGTGACACTTAGCAGTGCTTACTTGAAATAAAATAAATTGATTAGCTTTACAACCATTTATAATTTTTAAAAAAATACTTATGATAGACAATTATGTATTTAACCCCAAAAGCCCAAAGTATTATGTCAAAAAATATTTAGACCATCACATTGAACGGTTTAAAAATAAAATTGTCATTGATTTGCCAGCTGGAAATGGAGTAACTACAGAAATTTTATTGATGAATGGAGCAAAACCAATAGCGTTTGATTTATTTCCTGAATATTTTATGCTAGAAGGAGTTGAATGTAAAAGAGCTGATATTATTGATAAAATCCCAGTTGAGGATAATTTTTCTGATTTCTTAATTTGTCAAGAAGGGATCGAACATTTTAGTGATCAGTTAAAAGTATTTAAAGAATTTAATAGAGTGATTAAGAAAAATGGTGAATTAATAATTACCACTCCTTCGCAATCCAATTTGGCTTCAAAATTTAGTTATATGCTTTTTGAAAGTGAAACTACTAAGTTGATGCCTCCTAACGAAATTGATGATATTTGGATGTCAGATAAAGAAGCTACAACCGAAATTTATTATGGTCACATTTTTCTTGTTGGACTTCAAAAATTAAGAATGCTCGGAAAATTATCTGGCTTTAAAGTTAAAGAAATACAATATTTAAGATTGAGCAAAGGTTCCCTAGTATTGTTTCCAATAGTTTATCCTTTTATTTTTATAAGCTCATACCTTAGATACTTCAAAAATTTAAAGAAAAAAAAGGAAGTCCCTACAGCTATCAAAAAGGAAGTATATCGTGAACAATTAAAAATAAATTTGAGTGTTAAAAATCTTTTGACCAAGCACACTTTTATAGTTTTTGAAAAAGAAAAACAATTAAATGAAATAGATTTTAATTTTAAATCGACTATGAAATCCTTTGATAAAATAATGTAACTATTTAATAAATTCTTGATATTTCCATTTAAATGAGAATCGGATTTGATGCCAAAAGATTTTTTCATAACAAAACTGGTTTAGGAAACTATAGCAGAAGTTTGGTTAAGCTATTATCTGATGCTTATTCTGAAAATGATTATTTGCTCTTTAATCCGAAACAATCAAGTAAGTTTTCTTTACAAAATTACTCTTCAAAAGTAATCGAAGTACTTCCTTCAAATATTTTATTCAGAAAACTGAGTTCGCTTTGGCGTTTGTATTTTATTTCAAATGACATTAAAAATCATAGTATAGAAATTTATCATGGTTTGTCAGGAGAATTGCCGATTGGTTTAAATAATAAAACTAAAAAGATAGTTACAATACATGACTTGATTTTCATTCGTTATCCTAATCTATATGGTTTTTTTGATAGAAAAATATATTTTTGGAAATTCAGATACGCAGCAAAAAAAGCTGATTTAGTTATTGCCATAAGTGAACAAACTAAGAAAGACATTGTTGATTTTTTAAAAATTAATCCAGCGAAAATTAAAGTCATTTATCAAGGATGCCAAGATGTATTTAAAAAAGAATACACTCTAGAGGAAAAAAAAGCAGTAGTTGAAAAACATAACTTACCAGAAAAGTTTATTCTAAATGTTGGTACAATTGAAGAACGAAAAAATTTGTTCACTATTGCAAAGTCGATAAAAGATATTGATATTCCTCTTGTTATTATTGGTAAAAAAACGTCCTACTACA
The window above is part of the Flavobacterium sp. N1994 genome. Proteins encoded here:
- a CDS encoding glycosyltransferase family 4 protein, whose translation is MRIGFDAKRFFHNKTGLGNYSRSLVKLLSDAYSENDYLLFNPKQSSKFSLQNYSSKVIEVLPSNILFRKLSSLWRLYFISNDIKNHSIEIYHGLSGELPIGLNNKTKKIVTIHDLIFIRYPNLYGFFDRKIYFWKFRYAAKKADLVIAISEQTKKDIVDFLKINPAKIKVIYQGCQDVFKKEYTLEEKKAVVEKHNLPEKFILNVGTIEERKNLFTIAKSIKDIDIPLVIIGKKTSYYNEIHQYIIDHKMEKRVYHLSKLDNKELAIIYQLATIFVYPSIFEGFGIPIIEALYSKTPVITTKSGVFPEAGGPDSIYINPDNAEELKKQIISLLSNETLRNEVAEKGYQFVQKFNDPIIAEQLINCYKGLL
- a CDS encoding class I SAM-dependent methyltransferase, producing MIDNYVFNPKSPKYYVKKYLDHHIERFKNKIVIDLPAGNGVTTEILLMNGAKPIAFDLFPEYFMLEGVECKRADIIDKIPVEDNFSDFLICQEGIEHFSDQLKVFKEFNRVIKKNGELIITTPSQSNLASKFSYMLFESETTKLMPPNEIDDIWMSDKEATTEIYYGHIFLVGLQKLRMLGKLSGFKVKEIQYLRLSKGSLVLFPIVYPFIFISSYLRYFKNLKKKKEVPTAIKKEVYREQLKINLSVKNLLTKHTFIVFEKEKQLNEIDFNFKSTMKSFDKIM
- a CDS encoding 2,3,4,5-tetrahydropyridine-2,6-dicarboxylate N-succinyltransferase: MNHLQSIIEKAWENRELLKDETTLKTIREVIALLDAGTLRVAEPTANSWQVNEWVKKAVVMYFPIQKMETWEAGIFEYHDKMLLKTGYAEKGIRVVPPATARYGAYIAKGVILMPSYVNIGAYVDEGTMVDTWATVGSCAQIGKDVHLSGGVGIGGVLEPLQAAPVIIEDGAFIGSRCIVVEGVRVEKEAVLGANVCLTASTKIIDVTGSEPIEYKGYVPARSVVIPGSYTKSFAAGEYQVPCALIIGTRKPSTDLKTSLNNALREYDVAV